From Macaca mulatta isolate MMU2019108-1 chromosome 3, T2T-MMU8v2.0, whole genome shotgun sequence, the proteins below share one genomic window:
- the TEX47 gene encoding testis-expressed protein 47, with protein sequence MSFSVRNQKGSKRPLPLGPHLLLQVPRSNYLHFQEEKQRLHLKKFLLHRMFLVAKIQTKVERKDVADYYEQVFQSVLKHHLGETVTGLLLIYPTSILHILESSSDTLYQVLLDYTGHDKDETEFFIQQMKIIVISHNIPMRLFMQWHVSVIKVPVMYLDDVTQSQSLKEVITDFLTQTHKLSVYLCKTMKVGTKGPGDNLHQVAPDLLLPEQIIKYLCKSEEFMDPATFINMYNRPIHIILDSEVVWPAPSRF encoded by the coding sequence ATGTCCTTTTCAGTCCGTAACCAGAAGGGCAGCAAAAGGCCTTTGCCACTGGGGCCTCATCTTTTGCTCCAAGTCCCACGTAGCAATTACCTGCACTTTCAAGAGGAGAAACAACGACTACACCTAAAGAAATTCCTTCTTCATAGGATGTTTCTAGTGGCCAAGATACAAACAAAGGTAGAAAGAAAAGATGTTGCTGACTACTATGAACAAGTGTTTCAGTCAGTTTTGAAACATCACCTGGGAGAAACAGTGACAGGATTGCTGCTCATCTATCCCACTTCCATTCTGCATATCCTCGAGTCCTCCAGCGACACTCTCTACCAAGTGCTTTTAGATTATACTGGCCATGACAAAGATGAAACAGAattttttattcaacaaatgaaaattatagtCATTTCTCATAACATTCCAATGAGGCTTTTTATGCAATGGCATGTTTCAGTGATAAAAGTGCCAGTTATGTATCTCGATGATGTGACACAATCACAGTCCCTAAAAGAGGTCATCACAGATTTTCTCACACAAACTCATAAACTGTCAGTCTATCTTTGCAAGACTATGAAAGTAGGCACTAAAGGACCAGGTGATAACTTACACCAAGTTGCACCTGACCTGCTCCTCCCAGAACAAATCATAAAGTACTTGTGCAAATCTGAAGAATTCATGGACCCAGCAACATTTATAAACATGTATAATAGACCCATACACATCATTCTGGATTCTGAGGTGGTATGGCCTGCTCCTTCACGTTTCTAG